One Prunus dulcis chromosome 8, ALMONDv2, whole genome shotgun sequence DNA window includes the following coding sequences:
- the LOC117637979 gene encoding inactive protein kinase SELMODRAFT_444075-like has protein sequence MASPMTPSHVVIAYDATRDRGELEFKLTVDSLRMRGDILHSGDTIIFLGVLHRVVHPMGYHSKPSPEFFGTSIRAVEEEVTKKVDMYVNMLLQSAEKCEDQGVSVEVKVTAGFPIKQVILQEIMACNAAWVVLDRHLRRDLRFYLKQVPCKVAIIQDSLAVDIVRPHTTDDTDTIEHKLFYSLSKPVPPFTCPGNGNNEHSSIGCRSYSVSVGALESSDMLNTNLMTSSTFKLRDYSPLLDLASSSKQENSGAKTKGDNKHSIVPQINQKQDKNVFQHRSSEAPILCSICGTRTEMYIKDSMTFSYSEIQLATNDFSKENLLGEGGYGHVYKGELKDGQQIAAKVRKEASQQGFTEFHSEVYVLSFARHKNIVMLLGYCCKENLNILVYEYICNNSLEWHLFDDNAAVLEWHQRHAIAIGTAKGLRFLHEECRGGPIIHRDMRPSNILLTHDYVPMLGDFGLAKWKMSDDPVQTRILGTLGYLAPEYAENGIVSVRTDVYSFGMVLLQLISGRKIIDSKQKEKDESLRQWAEPIIQRLALHELIDRRIGDSYDTYEVYLMAKAAYLCVQRSPEMRPSMGEVVRILEGENDHFHHLGEHFVPHYTK, from the exons ATGGCAAGCCCAATGACGCCGTCCCATGTTGTTATTGCCTATGATGCGACCAGGGACAGGGGTGAGCTGGAGTTTAAGCTCACTGTCGATAGTCTTCGAATGAGGGGTGACATTTTACATTCAGGAGATACCATCATTTTCCTGGGCGTCTTGCACAGGGTGGTTCACCCCA TGGGATATCATTCAAAACCATCCCCAGAATTTTTTGGAACAAGCATTCGTGCAGTGGAGGAAGAAGTTACAAAGAAAGTTGACATGTATGTTAACATGCTTCTTCAAAGTGCGGAAAAGTGTGAAGATCAAGGG GTCAGCGTTGAAGTCAAAGTTACTGCTGGTTTTCCCATTAAACAGGTTATTTTGCAAGAGATTATGGCCTGTAATGCAGCTTGGGTTGTGCTTGATAG GCACCTTAGACGGGATTTGAGGTTCTACCTTAAGCAGGTACCGTGCAAGGTTGCAATAATTCAAGATAGCTTGGCTGTGGATATTGTGAGACCTCATACAACAGATGATACTGATACTATAGAACACAAATTGTTTTATTCATTATCCAAGCCTGTTCCGCCATTCACTTGTCCAGGTAATGGAAACAATGAGCACTCATCCATCGGTTGCCGAAGCTACTCTGTATCCGTTGGTGCACTGGAAAGCTCTGATATGCTTAATACCAACTTGATGACTTCATCCACATTTAAGCTACGAGACTATAGTCCTTTGTTGGATCTAGCGTCTTCCTCTAAGCAGGAAAATTCAG GTGCAAAAACCAAAGGAGACAATAAACACTCCATTGTTCCCCAAATCAACCAGAAACAAGATAAAAATGTCTTCCAACACCGATCTTCAGAGGCCCCAATTCTTTGTTCCATCTGCGGAACAAGGACTGAAATGTATATCAAAGATTCTATGACATTCAGCTACTCAGAGATACAGCTAGCAACAAATGATTTTTCAAAGGAAAACTTATTAGGAGAAGGTGGATACGGTCATGTGTATAAAGGTGAGCTCAAGGACGGACAGCAGATTGCAGCAAAGGTGCGGAAAGAAGCAAGTCAACAAGGCTTTACAGAATTTCACTCTGAGGTCTATGTCTTAAGTTTTGCACGCCACAAGAACATAGTCATGCTGTTGGGCTATTGTTGCAAGGAGAATCTAAATATCTTGGTTTATGAATATATTTGCAACAACTCTCTTGAGTGGCACTTATTTG ATGATAACGCAGCAGTCCTCGAATGGCACCAAAGGCATGCTATCGCCATTGGAACTGCAAAAGGATTGCGTTTCCTGCATGAAGAATGTCGTGGAGGTCCTATAATTCATCGAGACATGCGACCAAGCAATATACTTCTTACACACGATTATGTTCCCATG TTAGGTGATTTTGGCCTAGCCAAATGGAAGATGAGTGATGATCCTGTGCAGACAAGGATACTTGGCACATTAGG GTACCTTGCTCCAGAGTATGCAGAGAATGGTATTGTTTCTGTACGGACAGATGTATATTCATTTGGCATGGTTCTGTTACAACTAATATCCGGACGCAAGATTATTGAttcaaaacagaaagaaaaagatgaatcCCTACGGCAGTGG GCAGAACCAATAATCCAGAGGCTAGCACTACATGAACTCATTGATCGTCGTATTGGAGATTCATATGACACATATGAAGTGTACCTTATGGCTAAAGCTGCATACTTATGTGTGCAAAGAAGCCCTGAAATGCGTCCATCAATGGGAGAG GTTGTCCGCATTCTTGAAGGCGAAAATGACCATTTCCACCACCTAGGAGAGCACTTTGTACCTCATTATACAAAGTGA